From Thalassovita sp.:
TTGTATCGCGGCTGACATAGCCGGTGCGGGGCAGTTTGGCGCTGCGCTGAAACGCCTTAATGGCGCGGCGGCTGCGCTGGTCAAAACGGCCATCCACCGGCCCGGGATTATGCCCCACCTTTTCCAGCGCCCGCTCAATCAGCAAACGCGCCACAGGGTTTGAGGCAACCACCCGTTCCTCGGCCTTGTCCTTGGCAATCTGGGTATCGGTAGCCGTCTGTCCTGAGCCTGTGTTTTGCAGGATATCAATACGTGAGCGGGCCTGTTCAGCCAGCGGCCCGTTGGGATAGAGACGCAGGAAGCCCTGATAGGCCGCCACGGTATCCAGCTGCTGCGCCTCGCGAAAGGCGACCTCAGCCTCTTCGGCAAGGATCACTGCCAGCTGGTCACGGGCATCTTCGGAAAACACGCCGTTGGGATATCGCTCCAGATAGGCCTCAAGATCCTCTTTCACCCCGGTAATGCCGGTGCGCTGCCAATAGGCGCGATCCTCGGCCTCAACCTCTTTGCGGCGGGCATCAGCATCGCGCACCAGGCGGGTGACCATGGCGCGGGTCAGATAGCCTGTGTCGCGGAACCCTCGGCTGCGCTGAAAGGCACGGATCGCCCCGCGGGTGCCAGGCCCAAACACCCCATCGACGCCACGGGTGTCAAACCCCAGCAACGTCAGATCACGCTGCACGGAACGGCGGTCATTGCGGCTGAGGTTCAGCGCTTTTTCCTCGGCGGCGGCCTGTTGCTGCGGGGTGTCTTGCACGCCCTGCAACAACCGCTGAGCCTCGGTCACAAACAGACCGTTGGGAAACCGTCTGAGGTAGGCCTGATAGCCGGCGGCGGTGTTGATGTCGCGCACCGCACTCCAATAGGCGCTGTCACTGTTGTCGACTGGGTCCGGCTCAGAGGCGCTGAAGCCTGCATTGCGCGGCAGGTAGCCCCTGAGGTTCACGCCATGTGGCGCCCGCGCTGCGGCATCGGCCAAAGGCTCCGCCCCCTGCAGTACCTCCCGCAGGGCCGCCTGCACATCTGCGCCATAGCCTGACATCAGGGTCACCCCCTGCCCCGGCTGATGACCGCCCAGACCAACACGCAGGCCCTGACCAGGTGCCCTGCGGCTGCGCCATGCCGGTGCAACGGCCATCAGGCTTTGCCCCGGATAATCCGCCAGAAGATCATCCAAAACCGCGAGTGACAGCCCCTGCTGTGCGGCCGTCAGGTCTGAGACCTCGCCCGCCTCACGTCCCAGAAACCAGCTGTCCCCCTGACCTGCAACAACCCGTCCCGACAGGACGATCAGAGCGCGCTCCAGCTCCGCATCATCAGCCAGGGCGTCACGGAATTCAGCCGCACGGTCGGCCATGACACGGGCCACCAGATTGTCACCGCCGATCACCTGAAACCCGGCATCGCGCAATTGTCGGCTGATCTGGTCAAACCGCAACGCCGCTGTTTCCTGACCATCGGCATAGACCCGATTGGTCAACACCAGGGCGATATCCGCAGCCCACAAAGGCCCGGCCGCCCCGGCCCCGGCAATCAAGGCAGTGATCATGGTGCGCAGGATCTTCATCGCAGACCTCCCATCGTTTTCCCCAGCCTAACCCGGTGGCCAAAGCAAGCGTATGGTTTTTGCCAAGTGCCTCTGATTTCGGCCAAATCCCGCAGGTCAGAGATCACGACAAAAAGAAAAGGCCGGGACATGCCCGGCCTCAGATCAGGTTCTGACAGGGGAAACCACCCTCACTCGTAAACGCGTTGATCGTCGATAACCTTGCCATCATTGGGCAGGCTGCCCTTGGCAACCACTTCGATCTTGCCCTTCAGCTTCAGCGTATCGACCACGGTCTGCATATAGTGGTCGGCGCTGCCGCCTTCGGCTTCGATCTGGACGGTCATCACATCCATTTCGCCTTCGCGCCCGGCAATCACACGGGCCTTGGCGATTTCATCATGTTTGGCCACCAATGCGGCAACCTGCTCGGGCCGGACAAACATGCCTTTGATCTTGGTGGTCTGGTCCGCACGGCCCATCCAGCCCTTGATCCGCATGTTGGAGCGACCACAGGGGCTTTCGCCCTCCAGCACCGCGGACATATCGCCGGTGGCAAATCGGATCAGCGGATAGTCGGGGTTCAGGGTGGTCACTACAACCTCGCCCACTTCACCCGGGGCAACAGGATCCCCAGTGCCGGGGCGCACGATTTCGACGATCACGTTTTCATCCACGATCATGCCGTCCATCGCCTCAGATTCATAGGCGATGTTGCCCAGATCCGCGGTGGCATAGCACTGCAGGCAGGAAATTCCGCGATCCGCATATTCCTGACGCAGCGAGGGGAACAGCGCCCCGCCGCCAACGGCAGCTTTGGTGATGTTCAGCTTCAGGCCCATGGTGTCGGCCTTATCAAGGATCACCTTCAGGTAATCCGGCGTCCCGGCATAGGCGGTGACGCCGACGTCATGGGCCGCACGGGCCTGCAATTCGGTTTGACCGGTGCCGGCAGGCAGCACCGCGGCGCCAACAGCGCGCGCGCCGCTTTCAAAGATCATGCCCGCAGGGGTCAGGTGATAACCAAAACAGTTCTGCACGATGTCGCCCTGACCAATGCCACAGGCATTCAGGAAACGGCCCATGCGCCACCAGTCATGTTCCCCGCCCCCCGGTTCGTAGATCGGGCCGGGCGACTGGAAGATATGGGTGAAGCCGCTGGGGGCACGGATGGTCAGGCCACCAAACGGGTAGGAGGTGCTTTGCGCTTCGACCAGAGCGGACTTGCGCAGGACCGGCAGGCTTGCCAGATCCGCAACCGAGGTCACCGCCACCGCATCAACAGCGCTGAGGCTGCCCCCATAACCCGACAAAGCCTGCGCACGGGCCACCTGCTGAGGCAGCGCGCTGGCATAGGCCTCTTCGCGGGCCTCCGGCTTACGGGTTTCAAGTTCGTCAAAGAAACGGCTCATATCTGGTTACTCCGGGTCGGGTGCCTGCACCCTATTTGGGGACTATCGGGGGGAGTTGAGGGAACCGGGCAGCCGCAGCCGCCCGGCAGGAGTGTTCTTAGCTCAGCCAACGCTTCCGGCGGCGGTAGGAGCGCACATCGCGGAAGCTCTTGCGGCCTTCGTCGGACATGCCGAGGTAAAATTCCTTCACGTCCGGGTTTTCGCGCAGGTCTGCGGCAGGGCCATCCATCACAACACGGCCCGATTCCAGGATGTAGCCGTAATGGGCAAACCGCAGGGCCACGTTGGTGTTCTGTTCCGCCAACAGGAAGGTTGCGCCTTCTTTTTCGTTGAGGTTCTTCACGATGTTGAAGATCTCTTCCACCAGCTGCGGCGCCAGACCCATCGAGGGTTCATCCAGCAGGATGGTCTCAGGGCGGCTCATGATGGCGCGGCCAATGGCCACCATCTGCTGTTCACCCCCCGAGGTATAGCCGGCCTGGCTTTTGCGGCGCTCTTTCAGGCGGGGGAAATAGTTGTAGACCATCTCAAGATCGGCATCGACTGCGCCTTTGCCGTCCTTACGGGTATAGGCGCCGGTCATCAGGTTTTCTTCGACGGTCAGGTGTTCAAAGCAGTGACGGCCTTCCATCACCTGAATAACACCCTTGTCCACCAGCGCGGCGGGGCTCAGGTCCGCCACACCTTCACCACGATAGGTGATGGTGCCTTTGGTCACCTCGCCGCGTTCGGAATGCAGCAGGTTGGAAATCGCTTTCAGTGTGGTGGTCTTGCCCGCCCCGTTGCCACCCAGAAGCGCGGTGATACCGCCTTTGGGCACCTTCAGGGACACGCCCTTAAGCACCAGGATCACGTGGTTATAGATCACCTCGATGTTGTTGACCTCTAGAAGGGTCTCTTGGGGGCGTCCTGCGTCCAGCATCTCGTGTCTACTTTCCGATTAACTCTTGTTCAGGGGTCCGGCCGCACCCGCAGATGCAGCCGGACAGGGAGGAGCGCTTAGTTGCAGCGCGCTTCGATGTTGTTTTCGGCGGCGTAGGCTTCGGAATCTTCCTTAACCAGCGCGTCGATCACGTCTTTGTCCGACGGCTCAAAGCCCGAGATCAGGCTCCATTCACCGGCCGAGGCATCCCACTGCTGTACCGCGCCGAGGCCCGGACCACCGTGGTTTTCACAGGACACAGCAAAGTCGGGGCCGAAGCCCGCCAGACCGTGCTTGTCCATCAGCTCCTGAGTGATCTCGAGGGCTTCCATGCCCTTGATCATGTCGCCTTGGGAAATGTCGGACTTGCCGGCAATTTCCTGAGCTTTCTCAGCGGCCATATGCGCCAGATAGGCAGCGTAGAGACCACGGTTGTAGAGAACGGTGCCAACCTGATCGCCAGCGCCGGCCGCTTTGCCTGCGTCGACAACATGTTTCTGGATGTCGTCAAACACCGGGAAGTCGGACCCAACGTTGTGGAAGGTCACAGCCTTGTAGCCGTCCGCCGCGTCGCCAGCCGGCTTCACGTCGTTTTCCGAACCCGACCACCAAACACCGATGAAGTTTTCCATCGGGAAGCGGATGTTCACAGCTTCCTGGATCGCGACCTGGTTCATAACGCCCCAGCCCCACATGATCACATAGTCAGGACGCTCACGGCGGATCTGCAGCCACTGCGATTTCTGTTCCTGACCGGGGTGGTCAACGGCCAGCAGGCTCAGGTCGAAACCGTGCTTGCCCGACAGCTCTTCCAGGGTACGGATCGGTTCCTTACCGTAGGCCGAGTTGTGATAGACCAGCGCCACTTTCTTGCCGCTCAGGTCACCACCGTTGACGTCCAGCAGGTGGTTGATCGCAACCGAGGCACCATCCCAGTAGTTGATCGGGTAGTTGAACACGTTCGAGAAGATCGAACCGTTCTTCGCCGAGGTCCGGCCGTAACCCATGGTGTGCATCGCGATGCCGTCTGCGGTCACTTTGGGGATCAGCTGGTAGGTGATACCGGTCGACAGCGGCTGATACACCAGAGTGCCTTCGCCTTTGGTCGACTCGTAGCATTCCACACCTTTTTCGGTGTTATAGCCGGTCTCACATTCCAGGAAGTTGATCTTTTCACCGCCGATACCGCCGTCACGCTCGTTCAGCAGGGTGAAATAGTCGGCGTAGCCATCTGCGAACGGGATGCCGTTTGCAGCATAGGGGCCGGTCCGGTAGCTGAGCGAGGTAAAGGTCAGGTCCGCAATTGCGGGGCTGGCCGCCACCATTGCAGCAACGGCTGCGGTGATCAGTTTGGTCTTCATCGGTAACACTCCTCCCTTGGTTTAGTCCGATGTTCGTCGGTCGCCAGACACTCCTCTCATCTGGCGGTGGATGTGGCCCCGCGCTTAGTGCGGGAAGGGCCACAGCCGTAGTTTTTCCTTGGCCACGCGCCACAACTGGGCAAGGCCATGGGGTTCCGCGATCAGGAAGATGATAATCAGAGCCCCCACGATCATGAATTCGAGATGCGCCGCCAGATCGGTCGGCCAGCCCAGCATGCCCACCAGCACGTTCTTCAGCAGTACCGGCAGCAAGACCAGGAAGGCCGCGCCAGCGAAGGAGCCAAAGATCGAGCCCAGACCACCAATGATGATCATGAACAGAACCAGGAACGATTTATTGATGCCGAAAACCTCACCCACTTCAACCGCGCCCAGATAGACCGAGAAGAACAGGGCGCCAGAGACACCGATGAAGAACGAGCTGACAGCAAAGGCCGACAGTTTCGATTTCAGCGGATCCACACCGATGATTTCGGCGGCGATGTCCATGTCACGAATGGCCATCCACTTACGGCCCGTGGTGCCGCGTGTCAGGTTCCGTGCGATGAGCGCACAGATCGTCACAAAGATCAGGCAGAACAGATAGGTGGCCCATGCGGCGGTGTTGGGCCCGGTCACGGCGATGCCGAACACAGTCCGCTCAGGCGCCGAGATCTGACCAGAGGCCGAGTAGTTGTAGAACCACGGCACCTTGTTAAACAGCCACACCAGGAAGAACTGCGCCGCCAGTGTTGCCACGGCAAGGTAGAACCCTTTGATCCGCAGCGACGGCAGGCCAAACGCAACCCCCACCAGGGAGGTGACACCACCTGCCAGCAGGATATGGATGAAGATGCTGACCTCCGGAAAGGCTGTCATAAGCTTGTAGACCGCGTAAGCGCCCACTGCCATGAAGCCCCCGGTGCCCAGCGACACCTGACCACAATAGCCCACCAGGATGTTCAGGCCGATCGCCGCGATCGAGTAGATCAGGAACGGCATGAAGACGGCGTTCACCCAGTAGTCATTGATGACAAAGGGAACGATCAGGAAGGCAAAGAACAGGACAGCGTAGTACCGGT
This genomic window contains:
- a CDS encoding peptidoglycan-binding protein, with amino-acid sequence MKILRTMITALIAGAGAAGPLWAADIALVLTNRVYADGQETAALRFDQISRQLRDAGFQVIGGDNLVARVMADRAAEFRDALADDAELERALIVLSGRVVAGQGDSWFLGREAGEVSDLTAAQQGLSLAVLDDLLADYPGQSLMAVAPAWRSRRAPGQGLRVGLGGHQPGQGVTLMSGYGADVQAALREVLQGAEPLADAAARAPHGVNLRGYLPRNAGFSASEPDPVDNSDSAYWSAVRDINTAAGYQAYLRRFPNGLFVTEAQRLLQGVQDTPQQQAAAEEKALNLSRNDRRSVQRDLTLLGFDTRGVDGVFGPGTRGAIRAFQRSRGFRDTGYLTRAMVTRLVRDADARRKEVEAEDRAYWQRTGITGVKEDLEAYLERYPNGVFSEDARDQLAVILAEEAEVAFREAQQLDTVAAYQGFLRLYPNGPLAEQARSRIDILQNTGSGQTATDTQIAKDKAEERVVASNPVARLLIERALEKVGHNPGPVDGRFDQRSRRAIKAFQRSAKLPRTGYVSRDTMARLTAASLR
- a CDS encoding phenylacetate--CoA ligase family protein, encoding MSRFFDELETRKPEAREEAYASALPQQVARAQALSGYGGSLSAVDAVAVTSVADLASLPVLRKSALVEAQSTSYPFGGLTIRAPSGFTHIFQSPGPIYEPGGGEHDWWRMGRFLNACGIGQGDIVQNCFGYHLTPAGMIFESGARAVGAAVLPAGTGQTELQARAAHDVGVTAYAGTPDYLKVILDKADTMGLKLNITKAAVGGGALFPSLRQEYADRGISCLQCYATADLGNIAYESEAMDGMIVDENVIVEIVRPGTGDPVAPGEVGEVVVTTLNPDYPLIRFATGDMSAVLEGESPCGRSNMRIKGWMGRADQTTKIKGMFVRPEQVAALVAKHDEIAKARVIAGREGEMDVMTVQIEAEGGSADHYMQTVVDTLKLKGKIEVVAKGSLPNDGKVIDDQRVYE
- a CDS encoding ABC transporter ATP-binding protein, which produces MLDAGRPQETLLEVNNIEVIYNHVILVLKGVSLKVPKGGITALLGGNGAGKTTTLKAISNLLHSERGEVTKGTITYRGEGVADLSPAALVDKGVIQVMEGRHCFEHLTVEENLMTGAYTRKDGKGAVDADLEMVYNYFPRLKERRKSQAGYTSGGEQQMVAIGRAIMSRPETILLDEPSMGLAPQLVEEIFNIVKNLNEKEGATFLLAEQNTNVALRFAHYGYILESGRVVMDGPAADLRENPDVKEFYLGMSDEGRKSFRDVRSYRRRKRWLS
- a CDS encoding ABC transporter substrate-binding protein, with protein sequence MKTKLITAAVAAMVAASPAIADLTFTSLSYRTGPYAANGIPFADGYADYFTLLNERDGGIGGEKINFLECETGYNTEKGVECYESTKGEGTLVYQPLSTGITYQLIPKVTADGIAMHTMGYGRTSAKNGSIFSNVFNYPINYWDGASVAINHLLDVNGGDLSGKKVALVYHNSAYGKEPIRTLEELSGKHGFDLSLLAVDHPGQEQKSQWLQIRRERPDYVIMWGWGVMNQVAIQEAVNIRFPMENFIGVWWSGSENDVKPAGDAADGYKAVTFHNVGSDFPVFDDIQKHVVDAGKAAGAGDQVGTVLYNRGLYAAYLAHMAAEKAQEIAGKSDISQGDMIKGMEALEITQELMDKHGLAGFGPDFAVSCENHGGPGLGAVQQWDASAGEWSLISGFEPSDKDVIDALVKEDSEAYAAENNIEARCN
- a CDS encoding branched-chain amino acid ABC transporter permease, translated to MFYREAGDFKTTYADDNQTFPIKFDRYRYYAVLFFAFLIVPFVINDYWVNAVFMPFLIYSIAAIGLNILVGYCGQVSLGTGGFMAVGAYAVYKLMTAFPEVSIFIHILLAGGVTSLVGVAFGLPSLRIKGFYLAVATLAAQFFLVWLFNKVPWFYNYSASGQISAPERTVFGIAVTGPNTAAWATYLFCLIFVTICALIARNLTRGTTGRKWMAIRDMDIAAEIIGVDPLKSKLSAFAVSSFFIGVSGALFFSVYLGAVEVGEVFGINKSFLVLFMIIIGGLGSIFGSFAGAAFLVLLPVLLKNVLVGMLGWPTDLAAHLEFMIVGALIIIFLIAEPHGLAQLWRVAKEKLRLWPFPH